From one Desulfuromonadaceae bacterium genomic stretch:
- a CDS encoding MBL fold metallo-hydrolase codes for MKIRCWGSRGSIPVSGRDHVKFGGDSTCLEITGQDGRIIVIDAGTGIRRLGNKAMAEGCSEFDLIFTHAHWDHLLGFPFFKPLYFKKTRISIHGSIHAQETVRQIIERTMEAPYFPVDLDGVSADIIFNDLSGVPIQIGGIDVDAILLSHPNGGFGYRLTEDDKNFVFLTDNELEFVHPDGKSYVDYLEFSRGADLLIHDAEYTDKEYETRTRGWGHSRYRKALQLAMEAGVKQFGIFHHNQDRTDAEIDAIVADCHEIIARTGSKMICYAVAQDQEIVI; via the coding sequence ATGAAAATTCGCTGCTGGGGCTCACGCGGATCGATCCCTGTTTCGGGACGGGATCATGTCAAGTTTGGGGGAGATTCTACCTGCCTGGAAATCACTGGTCAGGACGGACGGATCATTGTAATCGATGCCGGTACCGGCATCCGCCGTTTGGGAAACAAGGCGATGGCGGAGGGGTGCAGCGAATTTGACCTGATTTTCACCCACGCGCACTGGGATCATTTGCTCGGCTTCCCTTTTTTTAAACCGCTCTACTTCAAGAAAACCCGCATTTCGATTCACGGATCGATTCATGCGCAGGAGACCGTTCGGCAAATTATTGAACGCACGATGGAAGCGCCTTACTTTCCGGTCGATCTTGATGGTGTTTCTGCTGACATTATCTTCAATGATCTGAGTGGGGTGCCGATTCAGATCGGCGGGATTGATGTGGATGCAATTCTGCTCAGTCATCCCAACGGCGGATTCGGTTATCGCTTGACCGAAGATGACAAGAATTTTGTTTTTCTGACAGATAATGAACTTGAATTTGTACATCCCGACGGAAAATCATACGTCGACTACCTCGAATTTTCCAGAGGTGCTGATCTCCTCATTCATGACGCTGAATACACTGACAAGGAGTATGAGACGCGCACCAGAGGGTGGGGGCACTCCCGATATCGCAAGGCTTTGCAGTTGGCGATGGAGGCCGGGGTGAAGCAATTTGGTATTTTTCATCACAATCAGGATCGGACTGATGCTGAAATTGATGCGATTGTGGCCGACTGTCATGAAATTATCGCTCGCACCGGCAGTAAAATGATCTGCTACGCGGTAGCTCAAGATCAGGAAATTGTGATCTGA
- a CDS encoding EVE domain-containing protein, whose translation MNRPRHYWLMKSEPHCFSFADLRQCPDGTDCWDGVRNYQARNFMRDVMQPGDGVLFYHSNIKDPAIVGVAKIVSTGYPDHTALDPREKHFDPRATVQNPIWVMVDVQYVIPLTRKLTRNDLRAHPDLAAMGVLRKGNRLSVQPVTLEEWRLVLALGGMVDPLER comes from the coding sequence ATGAACAGACCACGTCACTACTGGTTGATGAAATCGGAGCCACACTGTTTTTCGTTTGCTGATTTGAGACAATGCCCTGACGGCACCGATTGCTGGGACGGCGTTCGTAACTATCAGGCACGTAATTTCATGCGTGATGTCATGCAGCCGGGCGACGGTGTGCTTTTTTATCATAGCAATATCAAAGATCCGGCGATTGTCGGAGTTGCCAAAATCGTCAGCACCGGCTATCCGGACCATACTGCGCTTGACCCTCGCGAAAAGCATTTTGACCCCAGGGCAACAGTTCAAAATCCGATCTGGGTGATGGTTGATGTGCAATATGTCATTCCACTGACACGAAAACTGACCCGTAACGATTTACGGGCTCATCCCGATCTGGCCGCAATGGGCGTGCTGCGTAAAGGGAATCGGCTGTCGGTGCAGCCTGTCACGCTTGAAGAGTGGCGGCTGGTTCTTGCTTTGGGCGGGATGGTTGACCCGCTGGAGCGCTAA
- the hcp gene encoding hydroxylamine reductase, whose product MFCYQCEQTAKGTGCDKIGVCGKQPEVSDLQDLLVFALKGIGFWANIARAKGASDNAIDRFVIEGLFTTVTNVDFSDAAIAKIIREAVAMRDKAKALAGGYAGAIPEAASDWQPGTTIADMAAQGARQGVINKTIDPDLNSVQNIILLGLKGYAAYADHALILGRESEEVYAFTHKALAAQLDPTLDLNALVGLALETGRINLLTMELLNTAHTDSYGHPVPTPVQLGTKAGKAILVSGHDLKMLEELLKQTEGKGINIYTHGEMLPAHGYPGLKKYNHLAGNYGGAWQDQAKEFPAFPGAIIFNTNCIQKPADSYKDRLFTWGLVQWPDVKHIDGWDFSEVIKTAEAGAGFADNPGQEILTGFGHNAVLNVADKVIAAVKSGDIRHFFLVGGCDGAKSGRNYYTDFAEQAPKDTVILTLACGKYRFNKLDLGDIGGIPRLLDVGQCNDAYSAVQIAVALAGAFECGVNDLPLSMVLSWYEQKAVAILLTLLHLGIKDIRLGPTLPAFITPNVLNFLVENYNIQPIGESAAADLKAILG is encoded by the coding sequence ATGTTTTGTTACCAATGTGAGCAAACGGCCAAAGGCACCGGCTGTGACAAAATCGGCGTTTGCGGCAAACAACCGGAAGTTTCCGATCTGCAGGATCTGCTGGTTTTTGCCCTCAAAGGGATCGGTTTCTGGGCAAACATCGCCCGCGCCAAGGGGGCCAGTGACAACGCCATCGACCGCTTTGTGATCGAGGGCTTGTTTACCACCGTCACCAATGTTGATTTTTCAGATGCAGCGATTGCCAAAATCATTCGTGAAGCCGTCGCCATGCGTGACAAAGCCAAGGCGCTGGCCGGTGGATATGCCGGGGCCATCCCGGAAGCTGCCAGCGATTGGCAGCCCGGCACAACGATTGCCGACATGGCAGCGCAAGGTGCCCGCCAGGGGGTGATCAATAAAACGATTGATCCCGACCTCAATTCGGTGCAGAACATCATCCTGCTCGGCCTCAAAGGATATGCCGCTTATGCTGATCATGCCTTGATCCTCGGTCGTGAGAGCGAGGAAGTCTATGCCTTCACTCACAAGGCACTCGCCGCCCAGCTCGACCCGACCCTCGACCTTAACGCACTGGTCGGTCTGGCACTTGAAACCGGTCGTATCAACCTGCTGACAATGGAACTGCTCAACACGGCTCACACCGATAGCTACGGTCATCCGGTACCGACTCCGGTACAACTCGGCACCAAGGCGGGTAAAGCCATCCTGGTCTCCGGCCACGATCTGAAGATGCTCGAAGAGCTGCTCAAGCAAACCGAGGGCAAAGGGATCAATATCTACACCCACGGTGAGATGCTCCCCGCCCATGGTTATCCGGGATTGAAGAAATATAACCATCTGGCCGGCAACTATGGTGGTGCCTGGCAGGATCAAGCCAAGGAATTTCCGGCATTTCCGGGAGCAATCATCTTTAATACCAACTGTATCCAGAAACCGGCCGACAGCTATAAAGACCGCCTCTTCACCTGGGGCCTGGTGCAGTGGCCTGATGTCAAACATATCGACGGCTGGGATTTCTCGGAGGTGATCAAAACAGCCGAGGCGGGCGCGGGCTTCGCCGATAATCCGGGGCAGGAAATTCTCACCGGATTTGGTCACAACGCGGTCCTCAACGTGGCGGACAAGGTGATTGCCGCGGTAAAGAGCGGCGATATCCGCCACTTTTTCCTGGTCGGCGGTTGCGACGGTGCAAAATCAGGGCGTAACTACTATACTGATTTTGCCGAGCAGGCCCCGAAAGATACCGTTATTCTCACGCTGGCATGTGGTAAATATCGTTTCAACAAACTCGATCTCGGCGACATCGGCGGTATTCCACGCTTGCTTGACGTCGGCCAGTGTAACGATGCCTACTCTGCGGTGCAGATTGCCGTTGCTTTGGCCGGTGCCTTTGAATGCGGCGTCAACGATCTGCCGTTGAGTATGGTCCTCTCCTGGTACGAGCAAAAGGCGGTGGCAATCCTCCTCACCCTGCTGCACCTCGGGATCAAAGACATCCGTCTCGGACCCACACTCCCGGCGTTCATCACCCCCAACGTGCTCAACTTCCTGGTGGAGAACTACAACATTCAGCCCATCGGTGAAAGTGCCGCAGCGGATCTGAAAGCGATTCTCGGTTAA